One genomic region from Argentina anserina chromosome 2, drPotAnse1.1, whole genome shotgun sequence encodes:
- the LOC126782913 gene encoding probable indole-3-pyruvate monooxygenase YUCCA11: MEEIQVVIISAGPAGLATSACLNRLNISNVLLEREDCYASLWNKRSYDRLKLHLAKQFCELPYKPFPENAPTYVPRKYFIQYIDTYVSTFQINPLYHRNVETAFYEEDVGKWCILVNNTKFKFVAVATGENSGGYLPQTKGLSSFKGEIIHSSEYGNGNKYCGKNVLVVGSGNSGMEIAYDLSNSGANTSIVVCSPVHVLTKEIVFLGMVLSKYFPVKIVDGIVLFLTKWKYGNLSKYGIQNPTMGPFYIKQNKGHSPIIDVGTIEKIKSGEIQVLPFIANIEGNEVQFENGYLECYDAIVFATGYKSTVLKWLKDENDLFSENGMPKKPFPKHWKSQKGLYCAGFSSRGLFGISRDAQNIANDINFSLNHSNRDI; this comes from the exons ATGGAGGAAATACAGGTAGTCATCATAAGTGCTGGTCCTGCTGGTCTAGCAACCTCTGCATGTCTTAACCGCCTCAATATCTCAAATGTCCTACTCGAAAGAGAAGATTGCTACGCTTCTCTTTGGAATAAAAGATCATATGATCGTCTGAAGCTTCACTTAGCTAAGCAATTCTGTGAGCTACCCTATAAGCCTTTCCCTGAAAATGCACCCACATATGTTCctagaaaatattttattcaATACATTGATACTTATGTATCCACTTTCCAGATAAACCCACTGTACCACAGAAATGTGGAGACTGCATTTTATGAGGAGGATGTGGGAAAATGGTGTATCCTTGTCAACAATACGAAATTCAAATTTGTTGCGGTAGCGACTGGTGAAAATAGTGGAGGCTATCTTCCTCAAACTAAAGGTTTGAGTAGCTTTAAAGGCGAAATCATTCATTCGAGCGAGTATGGAAATGGCAACAAGTACTGTGGGAAAAATGTTTTAGTTGTCGGATCTGGGAATTCCGGAATGGAAATTGCCTATGACTTATCAAATTCAGGCGCTAATACTTCTATTGTTGTCTGTAGCCCG GTCCATGTTCTTACCAAGGAGATCGTGTTCCTTGGAATGGTTCTGTCGAAGTATTTTCCTGTGAAGATTGTTGATGGCATTGTCCTGTTTTTAACCAAGTGGAAATATGGAAATTTATCCAAATATGGGA TACAAAATCCAACAATGGGGCCATTTTatatcaagcaaaacaaaggACACTCCCCCATCATCGATGTTGGGACTATTGAAAAGATCAAGAGTGGAGAAATACAG GTTCTGCCATTCATAGCAAACATAGAAGGAAATGAAGTCCAGTTTGAGAATGGGTACCTTGAATGTTACGATGCTATAGTATTTGCTACAGGCTATAAAAGCACAGTTCTGAAGTGGCTCAAG GATGAGAACGACCTCTTCAGTGAGAATGGAATGCCGAAGAAACCGTTTCCCAAGCACTGGAAGTCACAAAAGGGCCTTTACTGTGCTGGATTCTCAAGTCGTGGATTATTTGGCATTTCACGTGATGCACAGAATATAGCAAATGATATCAATTTCTCTCTCAATCATAGCAACAGAGACATATGA